A genomic stretch from Lathyrus oleraceus cultivar Zhongwan6 chromosome 2, CAAS_Psat_ZW6_1.0, whole genome shotgun sequence includes:
- the LOC127119945 gene encoding 2-oxoglutarate-dependent dioxygenase DAO isoform X2, translating to MEETIPVIDLENLSDQSECKKLRDACEKWGCFRLINHSIPLTLMAEMKMVIEALLDLPVEIKKNNKDVIARSGYKAPSDVNPLYEALGLYDLGSSQAMQDFCSKLNVTPYQRQIMESYGKAIHDLAVKIGEKMAESLGIFGVDFEDWPCQFRINKYNFTPEAVGSLGVQLHTDSGFLTILQDDENVGGLEIMNSSGSFVSVPPFHGSFLANLGDIAKVWSNGRFCNVKHRVQCKEATTRFSIATFMLGPRKGNVEAPIEVVDHDRPRLYQPFVYEDYRKLKASNDMHVGEALELLRLV from the exons ATGGAAGAGACAATTCCAGTGATTGATCTTGAAAATCTTTCAGATCAGTCTGAATGCAAGAAGCTAAGAGATGCATGTGAAAAATGGGGCTGTTTCAGACTAATCAACCACTCTATTCCTTTAACTCTTATGGCTGAGATGAAGATGGTTATTGAAGCTCTTCTTGACCTTCCTGTGGAGATAAAGAAAAACAACAAAGATGTAATTGCTAGAAGTGGTTACAAGGCACCAAGTGATGTTAATCCTCTTTATGAAGCTTTAGGACTCTATGATTTGGGTTCTTCACAAGCTATGCAAGATTTTTGCTCCAAGTTAAATGTCACACCCTATCAGAG GCAAATAATGGAGTCATATGGCAAAGCAATACATGATTTGGCAGTAAAAATAGGAGAAAAGATGGCTGAATCACTAGGCATATTTGGTGTTGATTTTGAAGACTGGCCATGCCAATTCAGAATTAACAAATATAACTTCACTCCAGAAGCTGTAGGGTCCCTTGGAGTTCAACTCCACACAGATTCAGGGTTCTTAACAATACTTCaagatgatgaaaatgttggtgGTCTTGAAATTATGAACAGTTCTGGCTCATTTGTTTCTGTCCCTCCATTTCATGGATCCTTCCTAGCCAATCTTGGAGATATTGCTAAA GTATGGAGCAATGGAAGGTTTTGCAATGTGAAGCATCGTGTGCAATGCAAGGAAGCTACTACACGTTTTTCAATTGCTACATTTATGTTAGGGCCTAGGAAGGGAAATGTTGAGGCTCCAATAGAAGTGGTGGATCATGATCGTCCACGTCTATATCAACCTTTTGTTTATGAAGATTATAGAAAACTCAAAGCTTCTAACGATATGCATGTTGGGGAAGCTCTCGAGTTATTACGCTTGGTTTAA
- the LOC127119945 gene encoding 2-oxoglutarate-dependent dioxygenase DAO isoform X1, whose protein sequence is MEETIPVIDLENLSDQSECKKLRDACEKWGCFRLINHSIPLTLMAEMKMVIEALLDLPVEIKKNNKDVIARSGYKAPSDVNPLYEALGLYDLGSSQAMQDFCSKLNVTPYQSLRQIMESYGKAIHDLAVKIGEKMAESLGIFGVDFEDWPCQFRINKYNFTPEAVGSLGVQLHTDSGFLTILQDDENVGGLEIMNSSGSFVSVPPFHGSFLANLGDIAKVWSNGRFCNVKHRVQCKEATTRFSIATFMLGPRKGNVEAPIEVVDHDRPRLYQPFVYEDYRKLKASNDMHVGEALELLRLV, encoded by the exons ATGGAAGAGACAATTCCAGTGATTGATCTTGAAAATCTTTCAGATCAGTCTGAATGCAAGAAGCTAAGAGATGCATGTGAAAAATGGGGCTGTTTCAGACTAATCAACCACTCTATTCCTTTAACTCTTATGGCTGAGATGAAGATGGTTATTGAAGCTCTTCTTGACCTTCCTGTGGAGATAAAGAAAAACAACAAAGATGTAATTGCTAGAAGTGGTTACAAGGCACCAAGTGATGTTAATCCTCTTTATGAAGCTTTAGGACTCTATGATTTGGGTTCTTCACAAGCTATGCAAGATTTTTGCTCCAAGTTAAATGTCACACCCTATCAGAG TCTTAGGCAAATAATGGAGTCATATGGCAAAGCAATACATGATTTGGCAGTAAAAATAGGAGAAAAGATGGCTGAATCACTAGGCATATTTGGTGTTGATTTTGAAGACTGGCCATGCCAATTCAGAATTAACAAATATAACTTCACTCCAGAAGCTGTAGGGTCCCTTGGAGTTCAACTCCACACAGATTCAGGGTTCTTAACAATACTTCaagatgatgaaaatgttggtgGTCTTGAAATTATGAACAGTTCTGGCTCATTTGTTTCTGTCCCTCCATTTCATGGATCCTTCCTAGCCAATCTTGGAGATATTGCTAAA GTATGGAGCAATGGAAGGTTTTGCAATGTGAAGCATCGTGTGCAATGCAAGGAAGCTACTACACGTTTTTCAATTGCTACATTTATGTTAGGGCCTAGGAAGGGAAATGTTGAGGCTCCAATAGAAGTGGTGGATCATGATCGTCCACGTCTATATCAACCTTTTGTTTATGAAGATTATAGAAAACTCAAAGCTTCTAACGATATGCATGTTGGGGAAGCTCTCGAGTTATTACGCTTGGTTTAA